The following proteins are co-located in the Bradyrhizobium sp. AZCC 2176 genome:
- a CDS encoding Zn-dependent hydrolase — MTDNLSRADGTRVLADLHALRAIGPYKTGVHKPTFSEPHLRSLAWLVQRLPEAHLTGEIDGIGNVLGTSTKSGPKLLAGSHLESQNHAGWLDGPLGVVYALEAARVINRDPNISGAVEVASWCDEEGHFGHFLGSRSYVGGVTEADIDAARDRNSDRSMRDALRDAGLAGRARAGYERGRHIGYLEAHIEQGETLESSGLGIGIVTSIVGIWQYRITFTGEQNHAGTTRMAIRRDAGLALARFCVEIDNRFPAACGPRTVWTTGRITLDPGAPSIIPGAAEMLFQIRDDDPAVIARLEDLLRSMAAEVDKQGRCSVAVERIRTGAPAVMDGSFQQAIEQASAAFAGGRSLRMPSGAGHDAQILATVMPAGMLFVPSIGGISHHWTENTADTDIVTGAEVFVDACRRLLSR, encoded by the coding sequence GCGCCGACGGCACGCGCGTCCTTGCCGATCTACACGCGCTGCGCGCAATCGGCCCGTACAAGACCGGTGTTCACAAGCCGACTTTCTCGGAACCGCATCTGCGCTCGCTGGCGTGGCTGGTACAGCGGCTTCCCGAGGCCCACCTCACCGGCGAGATCGACGGCATCGGCAATGTCCTCGGCACCAGCACGAAATCCGGACCGAAGCTGCTGGCGGGGTCGCATCTCGAAAGCCAGAACCACGCGGGCTGGCTCGACGGGCCGCTCGGCGTCGTCTATGCGCTGGAAGCCGCCCGCGTCATCAATCGCGATCCGAATATAAGCGGCGCCGTCGAAGTTGCGTCGTGGTGCGATGAGGAAGGACATTTCGGACACTTCCTCGGCAGCCGGTCCTATGTCGGCGGCGTCACCGAAGCCGATATCGACGCGGCACGCGACCGCAACAGCGACAGGAGCATGCGTGACGCGCTGCGCGACGCTGGCCTCGCCGGCCGCGCCCGCGCAGGTTACGAACGCGGCCGGCACATCGGATATCTGGAAGCCCATATCGAACAGGGCGAGACGCTCGAAAGCAGCGGTCTCGGAATCGGAATCGTCACGTCCATCGTCGGGATCTGGCAATACCGCATCACCTTCACGGGCGAACAAAACCACGCCGGCACCACGCGGATGGCCATCCGCCGGGACGCAGGCCTCGCCCTCGCCAGGTTCTGCGTCGAGATCGACAATCGCTTTCCTGCGGCCTGCGGCCCGCGCACGGTGTGGACGACGGGCCGCATCACCCTCGATCCCGGCGCGCCCAGCATCATCCCGGGAGCTGCGGAAATGCTGTTCCAGATTCGCGACGACGATCCGGCTGTGATTGCGCGGCTGGAGGATCTCCTCCGCAGCATGGCCGCGGAGGTCGATAAGCAGGGCCGCTGCAGCGTCGCGGTGGAGCGCATTCGCACCGGTGCGCCCGCGGTGATGGATGGCTCGTTCCAGCAGGCCATCGAACAAGCCAGCGCAGCCTTTGCCGGCGGCAGGTCACTCCGCATGCCGAGCGGCGCCGGTCACGACGCCCAGATTCTCGCAACCGTCATGCCGGCAGGCATGCTGTTCGTGCCCTCGATCGGCGGCATCTCGCACCACTGGACCGAGAACACCGCCGACACCGACATCGTCACGGGGGCCGAGGTCTTTGTCGACGCGTGCCGGCGGCTGTTGTCGCGGTGA